In the Hyalangium minutum genome, one interval contains:
- a CDS encoding fascin domain-containing protein, producing the protein MSQIFLRRLLVTAGLMFGIQACGPESDGAVSADTAQTSTALEEQEVSGAFAEVQAEPVPLLELADELAAQAATLDAAVPPTIVCNPKWTTITSVANGRYVSAEVGWGGTQYGTLRARAYRADLWERYQLCYFAGTYALKSLANGRYVSAEIGWGGDTFGTLRARATEVAAWERFYIIPLSGGQYALRSYAKNFYVSAEIGWAGDRYGTLRARATAIQLWELFR; encoded by the coding sequence ATGAGCCAGATCTTTCTGCGGCGTCTTCTTGTCACTGCGGGACTGATGTTTGGAATTCAGGCATGCGGTCCTGAGTCGGATGGTGCTGTGAGCGCGGATACCGCGCAGACATCAACAGCGCTCGAGGAGCAGGAGGTTTCGGGGGCCTTCGCCGAGGTTCAAGCTGAGCCAGTTCCTCTGCTGGAGCTCGCGGACGAGCTGGCTGCACAGGCGGCCACACTTGACGCCGCAGTGCCCCCCACGATCGTCTGCAATCCCAAATGGACCACGATCACCTCGGTGGCGAACGGCCGTTACGTTTCCGCGGAAGTGGGCTGGGGCGGCACTCAGTACGGCACGCTCAGAGCCCGGGCTTACCGGGCGGACCTTTGGGAAAGGTATCAGCTCTGTTACTTCGCCGGCACGTATGCACTGAAGTCTCTGGCCAATGGCCGCTATGTTTCCGCCGAGATCGGCTGGGGCGGAGACACCTTCGGCACGCTGAGGGCCCGCGCCACGGAGGTAGCGGCATGGGAGCGCTTCTATATTATCCCCTTGAGCGGGGGCCAGTATGCGTTGCGCTCCTATGCCAAAAACTTCTACGTCTCGGCCGAGATAGGCTGGGCCGGTGATCGCTACGGTACGCTGCGAGCGCGCGCAACAGCCATCCAGCTGTGGGAACTCTTCCGCTAG